Genomic segment of Amphibacillus xylanus NBRC 15112:
AAGTAAGTTCAAGCTCATAAGATTCTCCTGGTAAAGCTAGAAATACAAGCGTAAATTTACTTTCAGGAAAGTCAGCTCTACGAGTTTCTACATAACCAATTGCTAAGTTACTTTGGTGCAATAAAAACACCAACAATATTTGGTCCTGAATGAGCACCGATTACACTTGTGAGTAGACGAATATTAATGTTCATATCAGGATATTCATTTAATAATTGAAGACGCACTTCTTCAGCAACTTCTGGAATATTACCATGCGCTACATCAATTTGAACCGGATAATCAATTGATTCAATATGCTCCTTAACTAATTCAATTAATCTATTAGTTGCACGTTTGTTTGTTCGTATTTTTTCTGCTATTTCTAAACCTTTTGAATTCTTTGCTTCAATCCGAATAATTGGTTTAATTTTTGCTAATTTAGCCACTGTTCCTAGAACTGCTGGTACTCTTCCACTTTCAACTAAATTTTGCAAATCATATATTGCTGCAAAAGCGATTACTTTTTCTCTTAATTCGTCTAAATGGGTCATAATTTCATCAACTGTTTTGCCTTGATCTGCTAAGCGTTTAGCTTCAATTGCTAAGTGACCAGCCGGAATTGAAACAAGTTTAGTGTCATAAACAGTTACTTTTGCTTGATCAATTTCCTGGGCGACTAGATTTAATGTTTGAACTGTTCCTGAAACTGTCGATCCTAAACTAATACTTAATATCTCATCATATTCTTGACTTAATTTATTATATAATTGAAAGGCTTCATTAGGTTGAGGTTGCGAAGTTGACG
This window contains:
- a CDS encoding DegV family protein, which codes for MSIAIVTDTGCNITPEQAEELGIYILPIEIVFEDRTYKDGFEITNQEFYAKMANSSKVPSTSQPQPNEAFQLYNKLSQEYDEILSISLGSTVSGTVQTLNLVAQEIDQAKVTVYDTKLVSIPAGHLAIEAKRLADQGKTVDEIMTHLDELREKVIAFAAIYDLQNLVESGRVPAVLGTVAKLAKIKPIIRIEAKNSKGLEIAEKIRTNKRATNRLIELVKEHIESIDYPVQIDVAHGNIPEVAEEVRLQLLNEYPDMNINIRLLTSVIGAHSGPNIVGVFIAPK